The following are encoded in a window of Mycobacterium vicinigordonae genomic DNA:
- a CDS encoding SDR family oxidoreductase, which translates to MSVAGKVVAITGGARGIGLAIAEELQRSGAKVAIGDIDEVAARASGERLGLALTRRLDVTDRASFTEFLDAVEQEVGPVDVVVNNAGLIAVGSAVDEPDEATKRLLDVNVFGVILGTKLATHRMLPRRRGHVVNIASLGGVLPTEGIATYCATKHAVLGYTDTVRLENRGSGVHFTSIMPTLTNTDMVAGVGHAKGFKNVEPKDVARAVVAVIGKPQPRVAVPRSMGLTLSVQRLLPRQVAEALGRVLGTGRVFTSDLNRDQHDVYSRRTGIS; encoded by the coding sequence ATGTCAGTGGCAGGCAAAGTAGTCGCAATCACCGGCGGAGCCCGCGGGATCGGTCTGGCCATCGCCGAGGAACTGCAGCGTTCCGGCGCCAAGGTCGCCATCGGCGACATCGACGAAGTCGCCGCCCGCGCGTCGGGCGAGCGGTTAGGGCTGGCGTTGACCCGACGATTGGACGTCACGGATCGCGCCTCGTTCACCGAGTTCCTGGATGCCGTCGAGCAGGAGGTCGGACCGGTCGACGTGGTGGTGAACAACGCCGGCCTCATCGCGGTAGGCAGCGCGGTCGACGAACCCGACGAGGCCACCAAGCGTCTACTCGACGTCAATGTCTTCGGCGTGATCCTGGGCACCAAGCTGGCCACGCACCGCATGCTGCCGCGTCGCCGCGGTCACGTCGTGAACATCGCCTCGCTGGGTGGAGTGCTGCCCACCGAGGGCATCGCAACCTACTGCGCGACAAAGCATGCGGTCTTGGGCTACACCGACACTGTCCGTCTGGAAAACCGCGGCAGCGGTGTGCATTTCACTTCCATCATGCCGACGTTGACCAACACCGACATGGTTGCCGGAGTAGGCCATGCCAAGGGCTTCAAGAACGTCGAGCCGAAAGACGTCGCGCGGGCCGTCGTCGCAGTCATCGGCAAACCGCAGCCGCGAGTAGCTGTTCCGCGGTCGATGGGCCTCACATTGTCGGTGCAACGGCTGTTGCCTCGACAGGTGGCTGAAGCGCTCGGCCGTGTTCTGGGTACCGGACGCGTCTTCACCAGCGACCTCAATCGCGATCAGCATGACGTGTATTCGCGTCGGACCGGGATCTCGTGA
- a CDS encoding oxygenase MpaB family protein — protein MRIAFEGGTAGLMQTMHPAIGQGLIDHSNFFDDPVDRVFRSLPGILGTIYDGPDAEETGLKVRDFHQHIKGTLSDGSRYHALKPETYWWAHATFQVMVHRLAEYWDVHRLTNREREQLYLEGCEWYRRYGMSDSVLPPTLAAFNQEYQRYCTEVLQPNAASDFLIEFIQRSAIPDMSTSPDYPTTPMLKPIMDALLPTMPVRTALAPPMRLVIFGGLPPIVRERFRIGWSGVDEAAYRAARTAIKQAWRAVPATLRWHDAARKGWLRELGRAPRRL, from the coding sequence ATGCGGATCGCCTTCGAGGGCGGGACGGCAGGCCTGATGCAGACCATGCACCCGGCCATCGGCCAGGGGCTCATCGATCACTCGAACTTCTTCGACGATCCCGTAGACCGGGTGTTCCGTTCACTGCCCGGGATTCTCGGCACCATCTACGACGGCCCCGACGCCGAAGAAACCGGCCTGAAGGTGCGCGACTTCCACCAGCACATCAAGGGCACGCTGTCCGACGGCTCGCGCTACCACGCACTCAAGCCGGAAACGTACTGGTGGGCCCACGCCACCTTTCAGGTAATGGTGCACCGATTGGCCGAATACTGGGACGTCCACCGGCTCACCAACCGCGAGCGTGAACAGCTTTACCTAGAGGGCTGCGAATGGTATCGGCGCTACGGCATGTCTGACTCGGTGCTGCCGCCGACCCTGGCCGCGTTCAACCAGGAGTATCAGCGCTATTGCACCGAAGTCCTGCAACCCAACGCGGCTTCGGACTTCCTGATCGAATTCATCCAGCGCTCGGCGATCCCCGACATGAGCACATCGCCGGATTATCCGACCACCCCCATGTTGAAGCCGATCATGGACGCGCTGCTGCCCACCATGCCGGTGCGCACCGCACTGGCGCCGCCGATGCGCCTGGTCATCTTCGGCGGATTGCCGCCAATTGTGCGGGAACGCTTCCGAATTGGGTGGTCTGGAGTCGATGAGGCGGCGTACCGCGCGGCGCGCACCGCCATCAAACAAGCGTGGCGTGCGGTACCGGCCACCCTGCGATGGCACGACGCTGCCCGCAAAGGCTGGCTGCGCGAGTTGGGTAGGGCTCCGCGCCGGCTCTGA
- a CDS encoding LLM class flavin-dependent oxidoreductase: MPAKFFWFLPTTGDSRSIVGGSHTSSHHSITAGHRKPTRRYLAEIARAADRLGFEGVLTPTGTWCEDAWLTTAALLSETERLKFLVAFRPGLVPPTLAAQQTATLQRFSEGRVLLNVVSGGDDSEQRRFGDWLNHDERYARTGEFLHIVNAIWRQESVDFTGNYYKVEDARVSAPPDPLPQIYFGGSSPPALDIAAEFVDVYLTWGEPPQVAADKIAKVRGLAESRGRNVRFGIRLHTISRATSEAAWSVADELVNELTPEQIANATALHSRSQSEGQRRMTALHGGRLDHLEIYPNLWAGVGLVRGGAGTALVGSHEEVAKLILEFHALGFEEFILSGYPHLEEAYWFAEGVLPILRRQGVAT, from the coding sequence ATGCCGGCGAAATTCTTCTGGTTCCTACCGACCACGGGTGACAGTCGGTCCATTGTCGGGGGATCGCACACGTCGTCGCACCACAGCATCACGGCGGGTCATCGCAAGCCAACCCGCCGCTACTTGGCCGAAATCGCCCGAGCTGCAGACAGGCTCGGCTTCGAGGGGGTGCTCACCCCCACCGGGACATGGTGTGAAGACGCCTGGTTGACAACTGCGGCACTGCTCTCCGAGACCGAGCGGCTGAAGTTCCTAGTGGCGTTTCGGCCCGGCCTGGTGCCTCCGACGCTTGCCGCGCAACAGACCGCAACGCTGCAGCGGTTCTCCGAGGGCCGGGTCCTGCTCAATGTCGTCAGCGGCGGCGACGACAGCGAGCAACGCCGTTTCGGCGACTGGCTTAACCACGACGAGCGCTACGCTCGCACGGGCGAATTCCTGCACATCGTCAACGCGATCTGGCGGCAAGAATCCGTCGACTTCACCGGCAACTACTACAAAGTCGAGGATGCGCGTGTGTCCGCTCCGCCGGATCCTTTGCCGCAGATCTACTTTGGCGGTTCCTCGCCGCCGGCCTTGGATATCGCTGCCGAATTCGTCGACGTCTATCTGACGTGGGGCGAACCACCGCAGGTGGCCGCGGACAAGATCGCCAAGGTGCGGGGACTCGCCGAATCCCGGGGCCGCAACGTCCGGTTTGGGATCCGGCTGCACACCATTAGCCGGGCTACGTCCGAGGCTGCCTGGTCGGTGGCCGACGAACTGGTCAACGAGCTCACCCCGGAGCAGATCGCGAATGCCACCGCGCTGCACTCGCGTTCGCAGTCCGAGGGACAGCGCCGGATGACGGCCTTGCACGGAGGTCGTTTAGACCACCTGGAGATCTATCCGAATCTCTGGGCGGGCGTGGGTCTGGTTCGCGGCGGGGCGGGCACCGCACTCGTCGGAAGCCATGAAGAGGTGGCGAAGCTAATCTTGGAATTCCATGCGCTGGGCTTCGAGGAGTTCATTCTGTCCGGCTATCCGCATCTGGAAGAGGCATACTGGTTCGCCGAAGGTGTGTTGCCGATTCTGCGTCGGCAGGGCGTCGCAACCTGA
- a CDS encoding ABC transporter substrate-binding protein, whose amino-acid sequence MRAHGRKVLALIALVVMTATGCVAHKNNSGPHAAPDAVPLSTLADLTLQVGDQKGGTEALLRAAGQLDGLPYRVAFSTFTSGPPQVEAAAAGSIDFAIMGNTPPIFGAASNAKIKVVSAYGGGGPGNRILVHADSPIITVTDLRGKSVAVGKGSSAHANLLAQLDKVGLKPSDIKLVFLQPADALSAFNQHQADAWAIWDPFTAQAEQQIPVRSIAEATGVTNGDWVGVASDRALADAKRNTALGDLLVRFERAAQWAKAHPQEWAQYYATAVGLDPQVAAVAANRSLRLPTELSDDVVNSEQKLADLFAASQQIQASPKFSNWVDHRYNEVLRPNLVS is encoded by the coding sequence ATGCGGGCCCACGGGCGAAAGGTGCTTGCGCTAATCGCACTCGTAGTAATGACAGCCACCGGATGTGTTGCACACAAGAATAATTCGGGACCTCACGCCGCGCCAGACGCCGTGCCGTTGTCCACCCTAGCCGATCTCACCCTGCAGGTCGGGGACCAAAAGGGCGGGACGGAGGCATTGCTCCGCGCCGCCGGCCAACTCGACGGCCTGCCGTACCGGGTCGCCTTCTCCACGTTCACCTCCGGGCCGCCGCAGGTCGAGGCGGCCGCCGCGGGCAGCATCGATTTCGCGATCATGGGCAACACGCCACCGATATTCGGCGCCGCGAGCAATGCGAAGATCAAGGTGGTGTCGGCGTACGGTGGGGGCGGACCGGGGAATCGCATTCTGGTGCACGCGGATTCGCCGATCATCACAGTGACCGATCTGCGCGGCAAGTCCGTTGCGGTCGGCAAGGGAAGTTCGGCACACGCCAATCTGCTCGCGCAACTGGACAAGGTTGGATTGAAGCCGTCCGACATCAAACTGGTGTTCCTGCAACCCGCTGATGCGCTATCGGCCTTCAACCAACATCAGGCGGATGCCTGGGCAATCTGGGATCCCTTCACCGCGCAGGCCGAGCAGCAGATCCCAGTCCGCAGCATCGCCGAAGCCACCGGTGTTACCAACGGCGATTGGGTTGGCGTCGCCTCGGACCGGGCGCTGGCCGACGCCAAACGCAACACCGCGCTCGGGGATCTGTTGGTCCGGTTCGAGCGAGCGGCCCAGTGGGCCAAAGCGCACCCACAAGAATGGGCACAGTATTACGCCACCGCAGTGGGGTTGGACCCGCAGGTTGCGGCGGTGGCGGCGAACCGAAGCCTGCGACTGCCGACCGAGCTCAGCGACGACGTCGTCAACTCGGAGCAGAAACTGGCCGACTTGTTCGCGGCGTCGCAGCAGATCCAAGCGTCACCGAAGTTCTCGAACTGGGTGGATCATCGATACAACGAGGTGCTGCGACCGAATCTGGTCAGCTGA
- a CDS encoding ABC transporter ATP-binding protein: MTVTLEPRTGRPAPTQIAGELRHVHKWYGPRQVLKDVSLQVRTREIVALVGRSGSGKSTVLRVLAGLSHDHTGERFVAGAPALAFQDPRLFPWRDVRTNVGYGLTRVRLPRAQVRERAERALADVGLADRADAWPLALSGGQAQRVSLARALVARPELLLLDEPFGALDALTRLTMRKLLLDLWRQHHFGVLLVTHDVDEAIALADQVLVCDDGRIAHTLTIDEPRPSALDRSFDRYRTELLDRLGVRR, translated from the coding sequence TTGACAGTCACTTTGGAGCCCCGAACCGGCAGGCCCGCCCCGACGCAGATCGCCGGCGAGCTGCGGCACGTTCACAAGTGGTACGGGCCTCGTCAGGTGTTGAAAGACGTTTCGCTGCAAGTGCGCACGCGCGAGATCGTCGCCCTCGTGGGGCGCAGCGGGTCCGGCAAGTCGACGGTGCTGCGCGTGCTGGCCGGGCTGTCGCACGACCACACCGGGGAACGATTTGTGGCGGGGGCTCCCGCATTGGCTTTCCAGGATCCGCGACTGTTTCCCTGGCGCGACGTGCGAACCAATGTCGGCTACGGACTGACCCGAGTCCGGCTACCCAGGGCACAGGTCCGAGAACGGGCCGAGCGGGCGCTGGCCGACGTTGGTCTGGCCGACCGCGCCGACGCTTGGCCATTGGCGTTGTCCGGCGGCCAGGCGCAACGCGTTTCATTGGCCCGGGCGCTGGTCGCGCGGCCGGAATTGCTGCTGCTCGACGAACCTTTCGGGGCTCTGGACGCGCTGACCCGGTTGACGATGCGCAAGCTCCTGCTGGACCTGTGGCGCCAACACCACTTTGGCGTGCTGCTGGTGACTCACGATGTCGACGAAGCGATAGCGCTGGCCGATCAGGTGCTCGTCTGCGACGACGGACGCATCGCTCACACACTCACGATCGATGAGCCCCGTCCCTCGGCGCTCGATCGCAGCTTCGACCGGTACCGCACCGAACTTCTCGATCGACTCGGGGTACGGCGTTGA
- a CDS encoding ABC transporter permease — protein sequence MSIATAMAGAPIGSGAGQASGPRGRWLSRKWAMLRWVSPLLLVALWQLGSAVNVVPDDVLPAPSLIADAGLELVRNGQLVDALQVSGIRVIEGLALGSVIGLALGAAVGLSRWLEATVDPPMQMIRALPHLGLIPLFIVWFGIGELPKVLLVALGVLFPLYLNCFSAIRQVDPKLIETAQVLGFSFWQRLGRIIVPSAAPQVLVGVRQSLAIAWLTLIVAEQINADKGIGFLINNARDFLRIDVIIFGLTVYALLGIVTDAIVRLIEHRALRHRH from the coding sequence GTGAGCATTGCCACCGCGATGGCTGGCGCCCCGATCGGCTCGGGCGCCGGCCAGGCATCCGGGCCGAGAGGGCGTTGGCTGAGCCGGAAGTGGGCCATGCTGCGCTGGGTTTCGCCGCTGCTGCTGGTGGCGTTGTGGCAGCTCGGCAGTGCAGTCAACGTGGTTCCCGACGATGTGTTGCCCGCTCCGTCCTTGATCGCCGATGCCGGCTTGGAGTTGGTGCGCAACGGCCAACTCGTCGATGCGCTGCAGGTGTCTGGTATCCGGGTTATCGAAGGACTGGCGTTGGGGTCAGTCATCGGACTCGCACTCGGAGCGGCCGTCGGCTTGTCCCGCTGGCTCGAAGCGACAGTCGACCCGCCTATGCAGATGATTCGCGCGCTCCCGCACCTGGGACTGATCCCGCTGTTCATCGTCTGGTTCGGTATCGGAGAGTTGCCCAAGGTGTTGCTCGTGGCGTTAGGTGTGCTTTTCCCGCTGTACCTCAACTGCTTCTCGGCAATCCGCCAAGTCGACCCCAAACTCATCGAAACCGCTCAGGTGCTGGGCTTCTCCTTCTGGCAGCGATTGGGCCGGATTATCGTTCCCAGCGCCGCGCCGCAAGTGCTGGTCGGCGTCCGGCAGTCACTGGCCATTGCCTGGCTCACGCTGATCGTGGCCGAGCAGATCAATGCGGACAAGGGAATCGGCTTCCTAATCAACAATGCCCGCGACTTCCTGCGCATCGATGTGATCATCTTCGGGCTGACCGTCTACGCGCTGCTGGGCATCGTGACTGACGCAATCGTTCGGCTCATCGAGCACCGCGCACTGCGCCATCGACATTGA
- a CDS encoding alpha/beta hydrolase: protein MRTAEYAPGRWADMFGEPEQPTVLLWHGMQTDARAALRPLANLLAGHGATVVAPDWNSHSVDGGRADLLRSLEFTRAQAGQCAAIVLVGWSLGGVAAAGLTVDARHHDVQIAHTVCLAGAFMAPDPITGRAVTERLSSGPGSSPFTLLHGLADNVVPVSASREFAAALERVGWPVEIAELAADHGSIAGAEYDDVADRYVPGRSARTQRVAAGVAARIATTFDAGGTA from the coding sequence GTGCGCACGGCGGAGTATGCCCCGGGACGGTGGGCCGATATGTTCGGCGAGCCAGAACAGCCGACTGTCCTGTTGTGGCACGGCATGCAGACCGACGCGCGCGCTGCGTTGCGGCCCTTGGCCAATCTGTTGGCCGGCCATGGCGCCACAGTGGTGGCGCCGGACTGGAATTCCCACTCCGTCGATGGCGGAAGAGCGGATCTGTTGCGCTCCCTGGAGTTCACCCGCGCGCAGGCCGGGCAGTGCGCGGCGATTGTGCTGGTGGGTTGGTCTCTAGGGGGTGTGGCCGCGGCCGGCCTGACGGTCGATGCACGCCACCACGACGTGCAGATCGCGCACACGGTGTGCCTGGCCGGTGCGTTTATGGCTCCCGACCCGATCACCGGGCGGGCCGTCACCGAACGCCTTTCCTCCGGTCCGGGCAGTTCGCCGTTCACGCTGTTGCACGGTCTGGCCGACAACGTGGTGCCGGTGAGTGCCAGCCGAGAGTTCGCCGCTGCGCTTGAACGTGTCGGGTGGCCCGTGGAAATTGCCGAGCTAGCGGCCGATCACGGGAGCATCGCCGGTGCGGAGTATGACGATGTTGCCGACCGTTACGTGCCCGGCCGGTCTGCTCGGACGCAACGTGTAGCCGCAGGGGTCGCCGCGCGCATCGCGACGACGTTCGATGCAGGAGGCACCGCCTGA
- the cobG gene encoding precorrin-3B synthase: protein MARTRDYDACPGALQVHQAADGALARIRLPGGMITAAQLTTLARLSTEFGSGTLELTARGNVQLRAVTDVDAVAGAVAEAGLLPSETHERVRNIVASPLSGRVGGQADVRPWVGELDAAICAEPRLAGLGGRFWFGFDDGRGDVSGLRADVGVHVFDNGPRLLVAGCDTGVPAEIPATLIDVAVRFLEIRGKAWRVTELEDLRALLPSAKLGAEFPPVTKPPVGWLAQDDGRVTLGAGIPLGVLPARVAEFLAAIEAPMVITPWRSMLVCDLGADTADVALRVLAPLGLVFDEHSPWLNVSACTGSPGCAKSAADVRADAAASLDVDCHGHRHFVGCERACGSPPEGEVLVATETGYRVLRS, encoded by the coding sequence ATGGCCCGGACCCGCGATTACGACGCCTGCCCGGGTGCGCTGCAGGTGCACCAGGCCGCCGACGGGGCGTTGGCGCGGATTCGGCTGCCCGGCGGGATGATCACTGCCGCTCAGCTGACGACGCTGGCGCGTCTGTCGACGGAGTTCGGCTCGGGAACGCTGGAGTTGACCGCGCGCGGCAACGTGCAGTTGCGCGCAGTCACCGACGTCGACGCCGTCGCCGGGGCTGTCGCTGAAGCGGGGTTATTGCCGTCGGAAACCCATGAGCGGGTGCGCAATATCGTCGCCTCCCCGTTGTCCGGGCGGGTCGGCGGCCAGGCGGACGTGCGGCCCTGGGTCGGCGAGCTGGATGCGGCGATCTGCGCCGAACCGCGACTGGCCGGCCTCGGTGGGCGGTTCTGGTTCGGATTCGACGACGGGCGCGGCGACGTATCCGGATTGCGTGCCGACGTCGGTGTGCATGTTTTCGACAACGGCCCGCGACTGCTGGTGGCCGGGTGCGACACCGGGGTGCCGGCCGAAATCCCGGCGACGCTGATCGATGTCGCGGTGCGGTTCCTCGAGATCCGCGGAAAAGCCTGGCGGGTAACCGAACTCGAAGACCTTCGGGCGCTCTTGCCCAGTGCGAAGCTGGGCGCGGAGTTCCCACCCGTCACCAAACCGCCGGTCGGCTGGCTCGCCCAGGACGACGGTCGGGTCACACTCGGCGCCGGGATACCGCTGGGCGTGCTGCCCGCCCGCGTAGCGGAGTTCCTGGCGGCGATCGAGGCGCCCATGGTGATCACACCGTGGCGTTCGATGCTGGTGTGCGACCTCGGCGCGGACACCGCGGACGTGGCTCTGCGCGTGCTCGCCCCACTGGGCCTGGTGTTCGACGAGCACTCCCCCTGGCTCAACGTAAGCGCATGCACCGGCAGCCCTGGCTGCGCCAAGTCCGCGGCCGACGTACGCGCCGACGCCGCGGCATCCCTGGACGTCGACTGCCACGGACATCGGCACTTCGTCGGGTGCGAGCGGGCGTGCGGCAGCCCGCCCGAGGGCGAGGTGCTGGTTGCGACCGAAACCGGCTACCGGGTGCTGAGGTCTTAA
- a CDS encoding precorrin-8X methylmutase translates to MLDYIRDAAEIYRQSFAVIRAEADLSRFPADVERVVVRLIHTCGQVDVAEHVAFTDDVVALAGAALRSGAPVLCDSSMVAAGITGARLPAGNEVVSLVADPRAADLAALQETTRSAAAMELWADRLPGAIVAIGNAPTALFRLLELLDDGVPPPAAVLGGPVGFVGSAQSKQELIDRPRGMSYLVVRGRRGGSAMAAAAVNAIATEHE, encoded by the coding sequence GTGCTCGACTACATCCGCGACGCCGCCGAGATCTATCGGCAGTCATTCGCGGTCATTCGCGCCGAAGCCGACCTGAGTCGCTTTCCGGCTGACGTCGAGCGGGTGGTGGTCCGGCTGATCCATACCTGCGGGCAGGTCGACGTAGCCGAGCACGTTGCTTTCACTGATGACGTTGTCGCCCTCGCCGGTGCTGCCCTGCGTAGCGGCGCACCGGTGCTGTGCGATTCGTCGATGGTGGCCGCCGGGATCACCGGCGCGCGGCTGCCCGCCGGCAACGAAGTGGTGTCGCTGGTCGCCGACCCGCGTGCGGCCGACCTGGCCGCCCTACAGGAGACCACCCGCTCGGCGGCGGCAATGGAGTTGTGGGCCGACCGGCTGCCCGGTGCGATCGTCGCAATCGGCAACGCCCCGACGGCCCTGTTCCGGCTGCTCGAGCTCCTCGACGACGGCGTCCCGCCACCTGCCGCCGTGCTGGGCGGCCCGGTCGGCTTCGTCGGATCCGCCCAGTCCAAGCAGGAGCTGATCGACCGCCCGCGCGGCATGTCCTATCTAGTGGTGCGCGGCCGTCGCGGCGGCAGCGCCATGGCAGCCGCGGCCGTCAACGCGATCGCGACCGAACACGAATGA
- a CDS encoding precorrin-2 C(20)-methyltransferase yields MTGTLWGVGLGPGDPELVTVKAARVIGEADVVAYHSARHGRSIARGIAEPYLRADQLEEHLVYPVTTETTDHPGGYAGAMEDFYAQATERIGAHLAAGRNVALLAEGDPLFYSSYMHLHTRLTDRFNAVIVPGVTSVSAASAAVATPLVAGDEILSILPGTLPVGELTRRLADADAAVILKLGRSYRNVREALSASGQLEGTFYVERASTAAQRVLPAADVDETSVPYFSLAMLPGGRKRASANGTVAVVGLGPGCTDWMTPQSRCELANATDLVGYGRYLERVPTRQGQRRHASDNTDEPARARLACSLAEQGRAVAVVSSGDPGVFAMATAVLEEAERWPGVQIRVIPAMTAAQAVASRVGAPLGHDYAVISLSDRLKPWDVIAARLRAAAAADLVLAIYNPASKSRTWQVGAMRDLLLEHRDPGTPVVIGRNVSGPDEQVRVVRLAQLNPAEVDMRCLLIIGSSQTRWQFNEFGDRVFTLRRYPG; encoded by the coding sequence ATGACCGGCACCTTGTGGGGCGTCGGGCTGGGCCCCGGCGATCCAGAACTGGTGACCGTCAAGGCGGCCCGGGTGATCGGCGAGGCCGATGTGGTGGCCTACCACAGCGCCCGGCACGGCCGCAGCATCGCGCGCGGCATTGCCGAACCGTACCTGCGGGCAGACCAGCTTGAGGAACACCTGGTGTATCCGGTGACCACCGAGACGACCGATCACCCGGGCGGCTACGCCGGAGCAATGGAGGACTTCTACGCCCAAGCCACCGAACGCATCGGCGCACACCTGGCCGCCGGCCGCAACGTGGCGCTGCTCGCCGAGGGTGACCCGCTGTTTTACAGCTCTTATATGCATCTGCACACCCGGCTCACCGACCGGTTCAACGCGGTCATCGTGCCAGGTGTGACATCGGTGAGCGCCGCCTCGGCCGCCGTCGCCACCCCGCTGGTCGCCGGGGACGAAATACTGTCGATACTGCCGGGCACCCTGCCGGTGGGCGAGCTGACTCGCCGGCTCGCCGACGCCGACGCGGCCGTGATCCTGAAACTGGGCCGGTCGTATCGCAATGTGCGCGAGGCGCTTTCGGCGTCAGGTCAGCTCGAGGGCACCTTCTACGTAGAGCGGGCCAGTACCGCTGCGCAACGGGTACTGCCGGCCGCCGACGTCGATGAGACGAGCGTGCCGTACTTCTCGCTGGCGATGCTGCCGGGCGGGCGCAAGCGTGCCTCGGCTAACGGCACCGTCGCGGTGGTGGGCCTGGGCCCTGGTTGCACCGACTGGATGACACCGCAGAGTCGCTGTGAGCTGGCCAACGCCACCGACCTGGTTGGCTACGGCCGGTACCTGGAGCGTGTCCCTACCCGCCAGGGGCAGCGCCGCCATGCCAGTGACAACACCGACGAACCCGCTCGCGCCAGGTTAGCCTGCTCGCTGGCCGAGCAAGGTCGGGCGGTGGCGGTGGTGTCCTCAGGTGATCCCGGCGTGTTCGCGATGGCAACCGCGGTGCTCGAAGAGGCCGAGCGCTGGCCGGGCGTCCAGATTCGGGTCATCCCGGCGATGACGGCCGCGCAGGCAGTGGCCAGCCGAGTCGGCGCTCCGCTGGGTCACGATTACGCGGTAATCTCGCTGTCCGACCGGCTCAAACCGTGGGACGTGATCGCCGCAAGACTGCGGGCAGCTGCCGCAGCCGATTTGGTGCTGGCCATCTACAACCCGGCGTCCAAGTCCCGCACCTGGCAAGTCGGCGCGATGCGGGACCTCCTGCTTGAACATCGCGATCCCGGCACGCCGGTTGTGATCGGCCGTAACGTATCCGGGCCAGACGAGCAGGTACGCGTGGTGCGGTTGGCGCAGCTGAACCCCGCTGAGGTCGACATGCGCTGCCTGCTGATCATTGGTTCTTCCCAAACCCGTTGGCAGTTTAACGAATTCGGCGATCGGGTATTTACCCTGCGTCGTTACCCGGGTTAG
- the bla gene encoding class A beta-lactamase, translated as MGRGAVLISRRECLAAAALLPLAGCARRANGDPGTTTDPRPSFEELERRYDGRLGVYVPQTATTAAIAYRADERFAFCSTFKAPLVAAVLHRYPTSYLDQRVTYTEADINSISPVTEQHVDTGMTVGQLCDAAIRYSDGTAANLLLDRVDGPAGFTTYLRTLGDTVSRLDQPEPQLNRDAPGDERDTTTPRAVALVFQQLLLGDALPSDKRAMLTDWMTRNTTGAERIRAGFPADWKVADKTGSGDYGRANDVAVVWSPRGAAHVVAILTDRTGGGYDAEYREALIADAARATYGALIS; from the coding sequence ATGGGTCGAGGGGCTGTGTTGATTAGTCGCCGCGAGTGCCTCGCCGCAGCAGCACTACTGCCGCTGGCGGGCTGCGCTCGCCGGGCCAACGGTGATCCGGGTACGACGACCGATCCGCGGCCCAGTTTCGAGGAACTCGAGCGGCGCTACGACGGTCGGCTGGGTGTGTACGTGCCGCAGACCGCTACGACGGCCGCCATCGCCTACCGTGCTGACGAGCGGTTCGCCTTCTGCTCGACGTTCAAGGCGCCGCTGGTGGCGGCTGTGCTACACCGGTATCCGACGTCGTATCTGGACCAGCGCGTCACCTACACCGAGGCCGACATCAACTCGATCTCCCCGGTGACCGAACAACACGTCGACACTGGCATGACCGTCGGGCAGTTGTGCGACGCCGCCATCCGTTACAGCGATGGCACCGCCGCCAACTTGCTGCTGGACCGCGTCGACGGGCCCGCCGGCTTCACCACATACCTGCGCACCCTCGGGGACACGGTGAGCCGCCTCGATCAACCCGAACCGCAACTCAACCGCGACGCCCCGGGCGACGAACGCGACACCACCACCCCCCGCGCGGTCGCACTTGTCTTTCAGCAGCTGTTGCTCGGCGACGCACTGCCCTCCGACAAACGCGCGATGCTCACCGACTGGATGACCCGAAACACCACTGGCGCCGAACGGATCCGCGCCGGATTCCCGGCGGATTGGAAGGTGGCCGACAAGACCGGATCCGGTGACTACGGACGCGCCAACGACGTCGCCGTCGTGTGGTCACCGCGCGGCGCGGCTCATGTCGTCGCAATCCTCACCGACCGTACCGGCGGCGGTTATGACGCAGAATATCGGGAAGCGCTAATCGCCGACGCCGCGCGGGCCACCTATGGGGCATTGATCAGCTAA